A section of the Deinococcus terrestris genome encodes:
- a CDS encoding DUF5946 family protein — protein MTPACPGCGLKLAHVDGIAPENYAASPACWATYGELTAYNMQRADPGFLHQLAVDAYAAQHDGPSSKAIATAFGLIGLYLTFEQGFNGREVQHAHAVLAGSRHDWPRLAAPPSRGAMTVADVMAALEGDERDDRLREWARQVWLAWSEQHAIVAGWLPDPQRLKRPSRWGPAHS, from the coding sequence ATGACTCCTGCCTGCCCCGGTTGCGGATTGAAGCTCGCTCATGTAGATGGCATCGCGCCGGAGAACTACGCCGCCTCTCCCGCCTGCTGGGCGACCTATGGGGAACTGACGGCCTACAACATGCAGCGCGCCGATCCGGGCTTTCTCCACCAATTGGCCGTGGACGCCTACGCCGCCCAACATGACGGCCCCAGCTCCAAAGCCATCGCCACGGCGTTCGGTCTCATCGGCCTGTACCTGACGTTCGAGCAGGGCTTCAATGGGCGGGAAGTACAGCACGCGCACGCGGTGCTCGCGGGATCCCGACACGACTGGCCCCGACTCGCGGCGCCCCCGTCACGTGGGGCCATGACCGTGGCCGACGTAATGGCCGCACTAGAAGGGGACGAGCGCGACGACCGACTCCGGGAGTGGGCTCGCCAGGTGTGGCTGGCCTGGAGCGAGCAGCACGCCATTGTCGCGGGGTGGCTCCCTGACCCGCAGCGACTGAAGCGCCCGAGCCGCTGGGGGCCAGCTCACTCCTGA
- a CDS encoding MerR family transcriptional regulator, translating to MRLSLRQLARRSGLPVSTLRHYEQLGLLAPVGRAASGQGLYSDSALRTIQQVQSLEAYGLSLARIQAVLRRPEQDPQPLLGEQIRALEENVTRRQALLDRLKRLDLEEVSGSELLEVIRLGVRVEKTFGGDDHPGRLDKDGQELT from the coding sequence ATGCGACTGAGCCTCAGACAACTCGCACGGCGGAGCGGTCTCCCCGTCAGCACCCTACGTCACTACGAGCAACTCGGCTTGCTCGCGCCCGTGGGGCGCGCGGCATCAGGGCAAGGCCTGTACTCCGATTCGGCTCTGCGGACCATCCAGCAGGTGCAGAGTCTGGAGGCCTACGGCCTGTCCCTGGCCCGGATTCAAGCCGTTCTGCGAAGGCCCGAGCAGGACCCGCAGCCCCTTCTTGGCGAGCAGATCAGGGCCTTAGAGGAGAACGTGACGCGGCGGCAGGCGTTGCTGGACCGCCTGAAGCGGTTGGACCTGGAGGAAGTGAGCGGTTCCGAACTGCTGGAGGTGATTCGACTGGGCGTGAGGGTAGAGAAGACGTTCGGCGGGGACGACCATCCAGGCCGACTCGACAAGGACGGCCAGGAACTCACGTGA
- a CDS encoding VOC family protein, whose translation MSVVLEEGVHLQFAEPGVPEIQMQHYAFLVDDDTFDQVYGRMQSSGLEHWADPQGTLPGQINRHHGGRGVYFKDPAGHGLEIITRPYSSPR comes from the coding sequence GTGAGCGTCGTCCTCGAAGAAGGCGTCCACCTCCAGTTCGCGGAGCCGGGCGTACCAGAGATTCAGATGCAGCACTATGCGTTCCTGGTAGACGACGACACCTTCGACCAGGTCTACGGACGGATGCAGTCGAGTGGCCTTGAGCACTGGGCTGATCCGCAGGGCACGCTGCCCGGGCAGATCAATCGGCACCACGGCGGGCGTGGTGTGTACTTCAAAGACCCTGCTGGGCACGGTTTGGAAATCATCACGCGCCCCTACAGTTCGCCGCGCTGA